The following coding sequences are from one Brooklawnia cerclae window:
- a CDS encoding ABC transporter substrate-binding protein: MKSHRLRFAAVLTGFALLFAGCSNSGTDSGDSQSDNADVIYSDTLEYPLSATIPSLDPHISTSGAAAMVGHEIWETLVAFDANYQIQPELASSWEFSDDARTLTFTIREGVKFHDGSTLTPEDVTASLNRWKSKAARVSGVLGDAEFEVAGDNAVSITTPEPHTDLLAQLANTLQFSAIMPARVINEAGADGVTEFIGTGPYSFVSYETDQQVELTRFDDYQPVDSAASGLSGAKSAPTQNLVFTIVTDSSTRLASYLSGDSNFVDLTADTVTQVTALDDTTVSKQLAFENVIVFNKRSEVFRDVRVRQAVAKAIDPDAYLLAVVGDSELYRLNPGYLFEENSLWWSDAGSDGIYGAQDLDGARQLLAEAGYDSNTSVRTLTSHDYGGGYYSSAVILQSQLAQVGINLELDVSDYATLLTKRADETAWDLYTGPFVVPSTLTQALYLGATYGWPDDAELTELLSNASAAQTDEETREAASAIQEHVWETLPVIKVGDQYSYQAVRNTVSDFSVFDGVPVLWNVKAAE, encoded by the coding sequence GCATTGTTGTTCGCCGGATGCTCGAACTCGGGCACCGACAGCGGTGACAGCCAATCCGACAACGCGGACGTCATCTACAGTGACACGCTCGAATATCCCTTGTCCGCGACGATCCCGTCTCTGGACCCCCATATTTCCACCTCCGGCGCGGCGGCCATGGTCGGGCACGAGATCTGGGAGACCCTGGTGGCATTCGACGCGAACTACCAGATTCAGCCCGAGCTCGCATCCTCGTGGGAATTCAGTGACGACGCCAGGACGCTGACCTTCACGATCCGCGAGGGCGTCAAGTTCCACGACGGCTCTACCCTCACCCCCGAGGACGTCACCGCATCGCTGAACCGGTGGAAGTCGAAGGCCGCAAGGGTCAGTGGCGTCCTCGGCGATGCCGAATTCGAGGTCGCAGGCGACAACGCGGTGTCCATCACGACGCCTGAGCCTCACACCGATCTGCTCGCACAGCTCGCCAACACCCTGCAGTTCTCGGCGATCATGCCCGCACGCGTGATCAACGAAGCCGGAGCGGACGGCGTGACCGAGTTCATCGGCACGGGACCCTACAGCTTCGTGTCGTACGAGACCGATCAGCAGGTGGAACTCACGCGCTTCGACGATTACCAGCCCGTGGACTCCGCAGCCTCCGGGCTGTCGGGTGCCAAGAGCGCACCGACGCAAAACCTCGTGTTCACGATCGTGACGGATTCGTCCACCCGGCTTGCGTCGTACCTGAGCGGCGATTCGAACTTCGTCGATCTGACCGCCGACACCGTCACGCAGGTGACAGCACTGGACGACACCACCGTCTCGAAGCAACTCGCATTCGAAAACGTCATCGTGTTCAACAAGCGGTCCGAAGTGTTCAGGGACGTGCGCGTGCGGCAGGCCGTCGCCAAGGCGATTGATCCGGACGCGTATCTGCTCGCCGTTGTCGGTGATTCCGAGCTGTACCGCCTCAACCCCGGTTATCTCTTCGAGGAGAACTCCCTGTGGTGGTCGGATGCCGGAAGCGATGGCATTTACGGCGCCCAAGATCTCGACGGGGCCAGGCAACTTCTCGCCGAGGCCGGTTACGATTCCAACACATCGGTGCGAACCTTGACCAGCCACGATTACGGTGGCGGCTATTACAGCTCGGCAGTCATCCTTCAGTCACAACTCGCACAGGTCGGCATCAACCTTGAACTTGATGTCTCTGACTACGCCACATTGCTCACCAAGCGGGCCGACGAGACTGCCTGGGATCTCTACACCGGTCCATTCGTGGTGCCCAGCACGCTGACGCAGGCTTTGTACCTCGGTGCCACCTACGGCTGGCCCGACGACGCGGAACTGACCGAACTGCTCAGCAATGCCTCGGCCGCCCAGACCGACGAAGAGACTCGCGAGGCTGCCAGCGCCATTCAGGAGCACGTTTGGGAGACGCTTCCGGTCATCAAGGTCGGCGATCAGTACTCGTACCAGGCCGTGCGGAACACGGTAAGCGATTTCTCCGTGTTCGACGGTGTTCCAGTGCTCTGGAACGTCAAGGCAGCCGAATAA
- a CDS encoding ABC transporter permease has translation MIGFISRRVLQLIEVLFVVSIVGFTIVRLIPGDQARVILGDNFTQESYDQLRAALGLDKSLAEGYVSWISGVLRGDFGYSFSLHHDVLPIVLQYLVPTLWLALFSAFLALAVAIPLGIAAGQRQGGPADVTLNVLAMAGVSVPGFIISLLLVRIFAVELKILPVAGFVSPADDLLEAVSHLLLPAVALAVVQIAGIGRVTRAAVVDVASSDFVRTARSKGAGPARVTLVHVLRAVGIPILTVVAQSFGSLVGGAAVIETIFSIPGVGQLMLSSIQHRDIPVIQGTILVVATIYVVLYALVDIGYSAIDPRIRITGQQSKKARNQ, from the coding sequence ATGATAGGTTTTATTTCGAGAAGAGTGCTTCAGTTGATCGAAGTGCTGTTCGTTGTGTCGATCGTCGGATTCACCATCGTCCGTCTGATTCCGGGAGATCAGGCCAGGGTTATCCTGGGCGATAACTTCACCCAGGAATCTTATGACCAGTTGCGCGCGGCCCTGGGCCTCGACAAATCGCTGGCAGAAGGATACGTCTCGTGGATTTCTGGTGTGCTCAGAGGTGATTTCGGATATTCCTTCTCGCTTCACCACGACGTTCTGCCGATAGTTCTTCAATACCTCGTTCCCACGCTCTGGCTGGCCCTCTTCTCGGCCTTTCTCGCACTTGCCGTCGCCATACCACTGGGCATCGCCGCCGGACAACGCCAGGGAGGCCCGGCCGACGTCACGTTGAACGTCTTGGCGATGGCCGGGGTCTCCGTCCCCGGTTTCATCATCAGCCTGCTTCTCGTGCGAATCTTCGCAGTCGAGCTGAAAATCCTGCCGGTCGCGGGGTTCGTGTCGCCGGCTGACGACCTACTCGAGGCCGTCAGCCATCTGCTCCTGCCCGCAGTCGCACTCGCCGTCGTACAAATCGCAGGAATCGGCAGAGTCACACGCGCCGCAGTGGTCGATGTCGCGAGCTCCGACTTCGTCCGCACAGCGCGGAGCAAAGGCGCTGGGCCCGCTCGCGTGACTCTCGTGCACGTGCTGAGAGCGGTCGGCATCCCGATTCTCACAGTGGTCGCGCAATCATTCGGCAGTCTCGTCGGTGGAGCCGCGGTCATCGAGACGATCTTCTCCATTCCGGGCGTCGGCCAACTCATGCTCAGTTCGATCCAGCATCGTGACATACCCGTCATCCAGGGAACCATCTTGGTGGTCGCAACCATCTATGTCGTCTTGTATGCGCTCGTCGACATCGGTTATTCGGCAATCGATCCGCGCATCCGCATAACTGGGCAACAATCGAAGAAGGCGCGAAACCAGTGA
- a CDS encoding ABC transporter permease subunit, translating into MLTNRRFVVGGTLVLLVVGAGLLGPVLDDIDPNATDVVARLVAPGSPGHPLGTDSFGRDLGARTFAGIRISVSIGLGVALCATLLGVAAGLVAAYVRPLDAVVMRFIDGLTAFPEILLALAIVAAVGASSWNLVLCMTVVFFPGIARLTRSNVLVAREALYVRALEAVGAGKTWTMTRHILPNAASSIVVQASAAFSSAIVIETALSFLGAGIPAPNASIGNMIADSREYIYTSPWPLIIPASALVLLVLGGNLVGDGLRDILDPRWQPGAHVRGRGGLVDRRAAAVQSPGLVREV; encoded by the coding sequence GTGCTCACGAACCGCCGGTTCGTCGTCGGGGGCACCCTTGTGCTGCTGGTCGTCGGTGCCGGGCTGTTGGGGCCGGTCCTCGACGACATCGACCCCAACGCGACAGATGTCGTCGCCCGGTTGGTCGCTCCCGGGTCCCCCGGTCACCCGCTCGGCACGGACTCCTTCGGTCGTGACCTGGGCGCTCGGACGTTCGCCGGGATACGCATCTCAGTGTCCATCGGCTTGGGGGTCGCGCTCTGTGCAACCCTGCTCGGCGTCGCGGCGGGGCTCGTCGCCGCCTACGTTCGGCCGCTCGACGCTGTCGTCATGAGGTTCATCGACGGCCTGACGGCCTTCCCCGAGATCCTCCTGGCACTCGCCATCGTGGCCGCCGTAGGGGCCTCATCGTGGAATCTCGTGCTGTGCATGACTGTCGTGTTCTTTCCCGGGATCGCTCGCCTGACGAGGTCGAACGTTCTGGTTGCCCGCGAAGCGCTCTACGTCCGTGCACTCGAGGCGGTGGGCGCCGGAAAGACGTGGACGATGACGCGCCACATCCTGCCGAACGCGGCATCGTCCATCGTCGTGCAAGCGTCGGCGGCGTTCTCGTCGGCGATTGTGATCGAGACCGCGCTCAGCTTCCTCGGTGCCGGGATACCTGCCCCGAACGCGAGCATCGGGAACATGATCGCCGACTCGCGTGAATACATCTACACATCGCCGTGGCCCCTCATCATTCCTGCCTCGGCGTTGGTGCTGCTGGTGTTGGGCGGAAACCTGGTGGGCGACGGGCTACGGGACATCCTCGATCCACGCTGGCAACCCGGTGCGCACGTGCGCGGTCGCGGAGGCCTTGTCGACCGGCGGGCAGCAG